The following is a genomic window from Bordetella sp. H567.
CTGTATCCGGGGATGGGCCTGCGCCTGAGCATCACGCAGGAAGAGGTCGGTTACCTGGCGCGCGTGTCGCGCCAGCGGGCCAATCGGGCATTGTGCAACCTGGAACGGGCCGGCCTGCTCAAGGTGGAATACCGCGGCGTGCGGGTGTTGGACCTGGAAGGCTTGAAGGGGTACGAGACGGCACAGCGGAAGTAGGGATTCCGGGAAAAACCACGGAACCCTATTCGCACGCGCACGACGCACGTCCTTGCCCGCCGCGTGCCGGTGGCACCGAACGCCCATCCCCTCTTGCCGGCCGAGTCTCCATGACAGTCGATCCTTCCTCCTTATCCGTGCCAGGTGTCAGCCAGGCGTTCTGGCAGCCTTATGTACCGACGGCCGGCCAGGACCACGCCGTCGAAGCGAGGGACACCGCGCCCATGCCCGGTTTGCGTTATTCGCCGCAGCTGCACGGCAGCCATGCCGATTTTCGTCGAAGCGAGAATTTCGCGCGATACAGGGAAGAGATGCGCGATAGCCTGTCCTTTCTCGTGGACTTCTGCCGGCGGCATGACATGCCGGATACCCACGCCATAGAGGAAAACTTCAACACCTTCTTCAGCCACCGCTTTCTCGATCACCATTATTTCGATACCCGCGCTGAAATCGTCGACTCCGTCGGCAAGCGTTCATTGGACGAGTTCTGCGCTTGCCGCTTTCTCGGCGATGCTGGCCGATCCCGCAATCCAACCCCACATCGGACAGCCGCTGCTCGATCAGCTTATGGGTGGACCAGAGAACGCGTGATCCACGGGGCTTGCAGTCCTTTCCCCGCATCGCTCTCAGGGGCTGGCCGTATCCTGCACGCCGATGCGCACGCCGGATCGCTGCCGGTGTTCCGCCATGGGCTCAGTGGCTGCTACCCAGGTAGGCGGCCACCACGGCCGGGTCGCCTTTCAGTTTCTCCGGCGTGCCGTGCACGGAGATGCGGCCGTTCTCCAGTACGTAGCCATAGTCCGCCACGTTCAGCGCGGCCGCGGCGAACTGCTCCACCAGCAGCATGGTCACGCCCTGCGACTTCAGGCGGGCAATGATGCGGAACACTTCCTCCACGAGGATGGGTGCCAGTCCCATCGACGGTTCGTCCAGCAGCACCAGCTGGGGATTCAGCATGACCGCCCGCGCCATCGCCAGCATCTGCTGTTCGCCGCCCGACAGCGTGCCGGCCAGTTGATCGCGCCGCTCCTTCAGCCGGGGGAACAGGTCCATCGCGCGATCCAGGTCGGCCTGCACGTCCCCGCGCGGCCGGCTGCCCGTCAGGCGGGGATAGGCGCCCAGCAGCAGGTTGTCCGTGACGGACAACGTGGGAAACACGCGCCGCCCTTCCGGCGAGTGCGCCAGGCCCAGGCGCGCGATGCGATGGGATTCCAGGCCGTCGATGCGGCGGCCGCCCAGGGTGATCTCGCCTGCGCTGGGCTTGATCATGCCCGACAGCGCCCGCATGGTGGTGGTCTTGCCGGCCCCGTTGGACCCGATCAGCGTCACCACCCTGGCCTGGGGCACCTCCATGCTGATGCCGTGCAGCACCTTGACCTTGCCGTAGCCAGCTTCCAGGTTCTTGATCGATAACATACCGGTCTTCTCCTTTACGCCGTCACCGCGCCGCCCAGGTAGGCTTCCACCACGCGGCTGTCCGCCTGCACCTGCGCCGGCTGCCCTTCGGAAATCTTTTGCCCGAAGTCCAGCACCGACACCGTGTCGCACACCCCCATCACCACGTCCATATGATGTTCGATCAGGATCAGGGTGATGCCGTGGTCGCGCACCTTGCGGATGATGTCGAGCAGTTCGGCGATGTCGGGAGACGTCAGCCCCGCCGCGGGCTCGTCCAGCAGCAATAGCTGGGGATCCAGCGCGAGCGCGCGGGCGATTTCCAGCAGGCGCTGCTTGCCATACGGAAGATTGCGCGCCTCTTCTGCGGCAAAGGACTGCAGGCCGACGAATTCCAGCAAGGCCAGGGCGCGCGCGCGGGCGCCGCTTTCTTCGCTCTTCCAGCGTGGCGTGCGCAGCGCGATGTTGGTCAGGCCCGTTCGGAAGCTGTGATGCAGGCCGACCAGGACATTTTCCAGCGCCGTCATTTCGCCGAACAGCGCCACGTTCTGGAAGGTGCGCGCGATGCCGGCGGCGGCGATCTCGGCGGGTACCATGCCGGCCAGCGGTCGGCCCTTGAATTCGACCGTGCCGCCCGTCGGCACATAGATGCCGGTCAGCACGTTCATCATGGTGCTCTTGCCCGAACCGTTGGGGCCGATCAGGCCGTGTATGGTCCCGCGCCGGACCGTCAGGTCGACCTGGTTCAGGGCCTTCAGGCCGCCGAACTGCATCACCACGCCCTTGGCGTCGAGCAGGATATCGCCCGCTACCGCGCCGGCGGCCGCGGCCTGCGGCACGGCCTCGATGCGGTCCGCCAGCGCCTTGCTGACCGCCAGTGCCTTGCGTCCCGTATGGAAGAACAGGCCGCGCACGAAACCCACGATACCGTCGGGCAGGTAGTAGACGACGAACAGGATCATGGCGCCGAAGATGGTCAGGCGCCAATCCGTCAGTGCTTCCACCCAGAACGAGAAGACGGCCAGCAGCACGGTGCCGGCCACCGGAATGGCCATTTGTCGCGACGTGGCCCGGCCCTGGGCAATGGCGATCGCGGCACCCAGCGCCATCAGGATC
Proteins encoded in this region:
- a CDS encoding ABC transporter ATP-binding protein, which produces MLSIKNLEAGYGKVKVLHGISMEVPQARVVTLIGSNGAGKTTTMRALSGMIKPSAGEITLGGRRIDGLESHRIARLGLAHSPEGRRVFPTLSVTDNLLLGAYPRLTGSRPRGDVQADLDRAMDLFPRLKERRDQLAGTLSGGEQQMLAMARAVMLNPQLVLLDEPSMGLAPILVEEVFRIIARLKSQGVTMLLVEQFAAAALNVADYGYVLENGRISVHGTPEKLKGDPAVVAAYLGSSH
- a CDS encoding branched-chain amino acid ABC transporter ATP-binding protein/permease, producing the protein MRSLTFAASIVGIAVLAGLPLAVSNPYYLHLVETIMIYAILLFGLDIVVGYTGQVSLGHAGLFGIGSYVAGVLVFHLHMPIGIILPAAVLIAAAFGAVLALPALRVTGPYLAMVTLAFGTIIQILINEMTFLTEGPLGIKINKPSFNGHVLTKQEYFWLVAVLLVLSLVVVHRILKSHIGRTFEALRDSPIAADCMGVSVYRYKVVAFVISAGFAGLAGALYSYSEQYISPNTYNFELTILFLLAIIMGGRKSRVGALLGAAIVVLLPKMLDDISTFRAIALTLAILMALGAAIAIAQGRATSRQMAIPVAGTVLLAVFSFWVEALTDWRLTIFGAMILFVVYYLPDGIVGFVRGLFFHTGRKALAVSKALADRIEAVPQAAAAGAVAGDILLDAKGVVMQFGGLKALNQVDLTVRRGTIHGLIGPNGSGKSTMMNVLTGIYVPTGGTVEFKGRPLAGMVPAEIAAAGIARTFQNVALFGEMTALENVLVGLHHSFRTGLTNIALRTPRWKSEESGARARALALLEFVGLQSFAAEEARNLPYGKQRLLEIARALALDPQLLLLDEPAAGLTSPDIAELLDIIRKVRDHGITLILIEHHMDVVMGVCDTVSVLDFGQKISEGQPAQVQADSRVVEAYLGGAVTA